The Populus alba chromosome 6, ASM523922v2, whole genome shotgun sequence genome contains a region encoding:
- the LOC118053165 gene encoding NADPH-dependent thioredoxin reductase 3 codes for MSASPKIRIGTGTVSTHRLTMTTTAAATLSLPSHSLVFIKSTPFPSLRRSFCLNSPSTPTLTSHSPLRVKASSAEPSPSPGKGIENVVIIGSGPAGYTAAIYAARANLKPVVFEGYQVGGVPGGQLMTTTEVENFPGFPDGITGPDLMDRMRRQAERWGAELFQEDVESVDVKSSPFTVKSSERKVKCNSIIFATGATARRLKLPREDEFWSRGISACAICDGASPLFKRQVLAVVGGGDTATEEALYLTKYARHVHLLVRKDQLRASKAMQDRVINNPNVTVHFNTETLDIVSNTKGQMSGILTRKTDTGEESVLEAKGLFYGIGHSPNSQLLEGQVELDSAGYVLVQDGSGKTSVEGLFAAGDVQDHEWRQAVTAAGSGCIAALSVERYLVSNNLLIEFHQRQTEEVKKELTDRDVHEGFDITITKHKGQYALRKLYHESPRLICVLYTSPTCGPCRTLKPILSKVIDEFDQNVHFVEIDIEEDQEIAEAAGIMGTPCVQFFKNKEMIRTVSGVKMKKEYRQFIEENK; via the exons ATGTCTGCTAGTCCGAAGATAAGAATCGGAACCGGCACCGTGTCCACTCACCGTCTCACCATGACAACCACCGCCGCCGCCACTCTTTCCCTTCCTTCACACTCTCTTGTATTCATAAAGAGTACTCCTTTTCCTTCCCTCCGTCGCTCTTTCTGTCTCAACTCGCCCTCTACACCAACTCTTACCTCTCATTCTCCTCTCCGTGTCAAAGCTTCCTCTGCTGAGCCCTCTCCTTCTCCAG GCAAAGGTATTGAGAATGTGGTAATTATAGGTTCAGGTCCTGCTGGATACACAGCAGCAATATATGCTGCTCGTGCCAATTTGAAGCCTGTAGTGTTTGAGGGGTATCAAGTTGGTGGTGTGCCTGGTGGGCAGTTGATGACTACCACTGAAGTGGAGAACTTCCCTGGGTTTCCTGATGGAATAACCGGTCCGGATTTGATGGATAg GATGCGACGGCAAGCTGAACGTTGGGGGGCAGAACTGTTCCAAGAAGATGTGGAATCTGTTGATGTTAAAAGCAGTCCTTTCACCGTGAAGAGTAGTGAACGTAAG gTTAAGTGCAACAGCATCATTTTTGCCACAGGGGCTACTGCCAGAAGACTCAAATTACCCCGTGAAGATGAATTTTGGAGTAGGGGAATTAGTGCCTGTGCAATTTGTGATGGAGCATCACCACTTTTTAAAAGGCAAGTTCTAGCTGTCGTAGGGGGAGGTGATACGGCCACAGAGGAAGCATTGTACTTAACTAAATATGCTCGTCATGTCCATTTACTTGTACGCAAGGATCAACTTAGGGCATCTAAAGCAATGCAAGATAG AGTGATCAACAATCCAAATGTCACCGTGCACTTCAATACGGAAACTCTGGATATTGTTAGCAATACAAAGGGCCAGATGTCTGGTATTTTGACTAGAAAAACTGATACCGGGGAGGAATCCGTGCTTGAGGCAAAAGGCTTGTTCTATGGTATTGGTCATTCTCCGAATAGCCAGCTGTTGGAAGGCCAAGTTGAACTTGATAGTGCAGGCTATGTGTTAGTTCAGGATGGTTCTGGGAAAACTTCTGTTGAAGGTTTATTTGCTGCTGGAGATGTTCAG GACCATGAGTGGAGGCAAGCCGTAACAGCCGCTGGATCTGGATGTATTGCTGCTCTATCAGTTGAGAGATACCTTGTGAGCAACAACCTACTTATAGAGTTTCACCAG CGTCAAACTGAAGAGGTTAAGAAGGAACTCACTGACAGAGATGTTCACGAGGGCTTTGACATTACCATCACAAAGCATAAGGGCCAG TATGCTCTGCGAAAGTTGTATCATGAAAGTCCACGGCTTATATGTGTGCTATATACATCACCAACTTGTGGTCCATGTAGGACATTGAAGCCAATTCTCAGCAAG GTGATTGATGAGTTTGATCAAAATGTCCATTTTGTTGAAATTGATATCGAGGAGGATCAAGAGATAGCAGAAGCAGCTGGAATTATGGGCACACCATGTGTGCAGTTCTTCAAGAACAAGGAGATGATCAG GACTGTATCAGGGGTCAAAATGAAGAAAGAGTACAGACAgttcattgaagaaaataaatga
- the LOC118053164 gene encoding short integuments 2, mitochondrial isoform X1, whose amino-acid sequence MRSGLKGIVKKGIGEMGFNAGGGAINWFPGHMAAATRAIRDRLKLADLVIEVRDSRIPLSSTNEDLQPQLAAKRRVIALNKKDLANPNIMHKWIRYFDSCKQDCIPISAHSKGSVQKLLEVVEFKLKEVISREPTLLVMVVGVPNVGKSALINSIHQIALSRFAVQGKKKRATVGPLPGVTQDIAGYKIAHKPSIYVLDTPGVLVPSIPDIETGLKLSLAGSVKDSVVGEERIARYLLAVLNTRGTPLHWKHWNNRKMDGIRYESEEKHKYDPKDLRPNRRKPPSVSDVVYVENLVTEVQCAMYKTLAEFNGNVEDENDLENLIEQQFEVLQKALKIPHKASEARLMVSKKFLTLFRTGKLGCFILDDVPETNTVS is encoded by the exons ATGCGTTCAGGGTTAAAGGGAATAGTAAAGAAAGGAATAGGAGAGATGGGTTTCAACGCAGGTGGTGGAGCCATTAACTGGTTCCCTGGCCACATGGCTGCTGCCACCCGCGCCATCCGAGACCGCCTGAAACTTGCCGACCTAGTCATAGAAGTCCGTGACTCTCGT ATTCCATTATCGTCAACAAATGAAGACTTACAACCTCAACTTGCTGCAAAAAGACGTGTTATTGCTCTTAATAAGAAGGATTTGGCTAATCCTAATATTATGCAT AAATGGATTCGTTATTTTGACTCGTGCAAGCAAGATTGCATTCCGATAAGTGCACACAGCAAGGGTTCTGTTCAGAAG CTTCTTGAAGTTGTGGAGTTCAAACTCAAGGAGGTGATATCGAGGGAACCTACTCTCCTTGTTATGGTGGTTGGTGTTCCTAATGTTGGGAAATCAGCTTTGATAAACTCAATCCATCAAATTGCATTGTCTCGCTTTGCTG TGCAGGGGAAAAAGAAACGAGCTACAGTGGGCCCTTTGCCTGGTGTAACTCAAGATATTGCAGGATACAAG ATTGCTCATAAGCCTAGCATATACGTGCTGGACACCCCAGGCGTGTTGGTTCCCAGTATCCCAGATATTGAAACAGGATTAAAGTTATCTCTTGCAG GATCCGTGAAAGATTCTGTTGTAGGCGAGGAGCGTATTGCCCGATACTTACTAGCAGTTTTAAATACTCGAGGCACTCCGCTTCACTGGAAACACTGGAATAACAGAAAAATGGATGGGATTCGATATGAATCTGAGGAAAAACACAAATATGATCCTAAAGATCTTCGGCCAAATAGGAGGAAACCACCTAGTGTGTCTGATGTGGTGTATGTTGAG AATCTTGTCACAGAAGTCCAATGTGCAATGTACAAAACACTGGCAGAATTCAATGGTAATGTGGAGGATGAGAATGATTTGGAGAATCTTATAGAGCAACAATTTGAGGTGCTGCAGAAGGCACTGAAGATACCTCATAAGGCATCTGAAGCTCGCTTGATGGTATCAAAGAAGTTTCTCACTCTTTTTAGGACAGGTAAACTTGGTTGTTTCATCCTTGATGATGTCCCTGAGACCAACACTGTATCATAA
- the LOC118053167 gene encoding heat stress transcription factor B-3, whose protein sequence is MADDKGLLEYVRKSTPPPFLLKTYMLVEDLATDDVISWNGEGTGFVVWQPAEFSRDLLPTLFKHSNFSSFVRQLNTYGFRKVATSRWEFCNDMFRKGERELLRQIRRRKAWTNKQQPIAPLIQATPQEFEEDQRSSSTLSSSEYTSLVDENKRLKKENGVLSTELTSMKRKCKELLDLVAKSAHLEKEEEDERPKLFGVRLEVEGEREKKRKRAEIRESATILLSQSCK, encoded by the exons ATGGCAGATGACAAGGGTTTATTAGAATATGTTAGAAAATCAACCCCGCcaccttttttattaaaaacctaCATGTTAGTGGAGGATCTGGCGACCGATGATGTGATATCATGGAACGGGGAGGGGACCGGATTTGTGGTGTGGCAACCGGCAGAGTTCTCTCGTGATCTCCTACCAACACTCTTCAAGCATAGCAATTTCTCCAGCTTTGTCCGGCAACTCAATACTTAT GGTTTTCGAAAAGTTGCAACGAGCCGGTGGGAGTTTTGCAATGACATGTTTCGGAAGGGAGAAAGAGAGCTACTACGCCAAATTCGTCGAAGAAAAGCTTGGACTAACAAGCAACAACCTATTGCACCTTTAATTCAAGCCACACCACAAGAGTTTGAAGAAGATCAAAGATCATCATCCACTTTATCATCGTCCGAATACACTTCTCTAGTTGATGAAAACAAACGACTCAAGAAAGAAAATGGGGTCTTGAGCACTGAGCTTACTAGCATGAAAAGAAAGTGCAAGGAGCTACTTGATTTAGTAGCTAAAAGCGCACATTTggagaaagaagaggaagatgaaAGGCCAAAGTTGTTTGGTGTGAGACTGGAAGTCGAGGGGGAGAgggagaagaagaggaagagagcaGAGATTAGAGAGAGTGCAACCATTTTACTATCTCAATCCTGCAAATAA
- the LOC118053163 gene encoding protein MIZU-KUSSEI 1 translates to MKHQQITLQRSSSCSRSTRKIIPSNYMRSIPEQEDHHSPLSSQRLDHGTKIYSRFTCFFRSILKIISFPNIIIPKTCKWLSTPTQYLSITPSLGRKVTGTLFGNRHGHVSFAVQDNPGSEPVLLLELSISTAMLVKEMSSGLVRIALECDKVRAPQVQTGRPGKLFNEPTWTMYCNGRKCGYAVSRRCTYSDWYVLGTVQSVSVGAGVIPVVEDGRKSGGGEGELLYMRAKFERVVGSRDSEAFYMMNPEGNGGPELSIFLLRI, encoded by the coding sequence ATGAAACACCAACAGATTACCCTTCAAAGAAGCAGTAGCTGTAGCAGAAGCACACGAAAAATAATCCCATCTAACTACATGAGATCAATCCCTGAACAAGAAGATCATCACTCTCCACTCTCTTCACAACGCCTTGATCATGGTACCAAAATCTATTCAAGATTCACTTGTTTCTTTCGTTCAATCCTCAAGATTATATCTTTCCCCAATATAATCATCCCCAAAACCTGTAAATGGCTATCAACCCCTACCCAGTACCTATCCATAACCCCTTCTCTTGGCCGGAAAGTCACCGGAACCCTCTTCGGAAACCGCCATGGTCATGTCAGCTTCGCAGTCCAGGATAATCCTGGCTCTGAACCGGTCCTTTTACTCGAGCTTTCGATTTCTACGGCAATGTTAGTTAAGGAAATGTCATCAGGTTTGGTCAGGATCGCCCTGGAATGCGATAAGGTTCGTGCTCCTCAGGTTCAGACCGGCCGGCCGGGGAAGCTGTTTAATGAACCGACATGGACTATGTATTGTAATGGAAGGAAGTGTGGGTACGCCGTGTCGAGGAGGTGCACTTATTCTGATTGGTACGTGCTTGGAACTGTGCAGAGTGTCTCAGTCGGTGCTGGGGTGATTCCGGTGGTGGAGGATGGGCGGAAGAGCGGTGGTGGGGAAGGTGAGTTGCTGTATATGAGGGCTAAGTTCGAGCGAGTTGTAGGGAGCCGTGACTCAGAGGCGTTTTATATGATGAATCCTGAAGGAAATGGAGGGCCTGAACTCAGTATATTTTTACTTAGAATATga
- the LOC118053164 gene encoding short integuments 2, mitochondrial isoform X2: protein MRSGLKGIVKKGIGEMGFNAGGGAINWFPGHMAAATRAIRDRLKLADLVIEVRDSRKWIRYFDSCKQDCIPISAHSKGSVQKLLEVVEFKLKEVISREPTLLVMVVGVPNVGKSALINSIHQIALSRFAVQGKKKRATVGPLPGVTQDIAGYKIAHKPSIYVLDTPGVLVPSIPDIETGLKLSLAGSVKDSVVGEERIARYLLAVLNTRGTPLHWKHWNNRKMDGIRYESEEKHKYDPKDLRPNRRKPPSVSDVVYVENLVTEVQCAMYKTLAEFNGNVEDENDLENLIEQQFEVLQKALKIPHKASEARLMVSKKFLTLFRTGKLGCFILDDVPETNTVS from the exons ATGCGTTCAGGGTTAAAGGGAATAGTAAAGAAAGGAATAGGAGAGATGGGTTTCAACGCAGGTGGTGGAGCCATTAACTGGTTCCCTGGCCACATGGCTGCTGCCACCCGCGCCATCCGAGACCGCCTGAAACTTGCCGACCTAGTCATAGAAGTCCGTGACTCTCGT AAATGGATTCGTTATTTTGACTCGTGCAAGCAAGATTGCATTCCGATAAGTGCACACAGCAAGGGTTCTGTTCAGAAG CTTCTTGAAGTTGTGGAGTTCAAACTCAAGGAGGTGATATCGAGGGAACCTACTCTCCTTGTTATGGTGGTTGGTGTTCCTAATGTTGGGAAATCAGCTTTGATAAACTCAATCCATCAAATTGCATTGTCTCGCTTTGCTG TGCAGGGGAAAAAGAAACGAGCTACAGTGGGCCCTTTGCCTGGTGTAACTCAAGATATTGCAGGATACAAG ATTGCTCATAAGCCTAGCATATACGTGCTGGACACCCCAGGCGTGTTGGTTCCCAGTATCCCAGATATTGAAACAGGATTAAAGTTATCTCTTGCAG GATCCGTGAAAGATTCTGTTGTAGGCGAGGAGCGTATTGCCCGATACTTACTAGCAGTTTTAAATACTCGAGGCACTCCGCTTCACTGGAAACACTGGAATAACAGAAAAATGGATGGGATTCGATATGAATCTGAGGAAAAACACAAATATGATCCTAAAGATCTTCGGCCAAATAGGAGGAAACCACCTAGTGTGTCTGATGTGGTGTATGTTGAG AATCTTGTCACAGAAGTCCAATGTGCAATGTACAAAACACTGGCAGAATTCAATGGTAATGTGGAGGATGAGAATGATTTGGAGAATCTTATAGAGCAACAATTTGAGGTGCTGCAGAAGGCACTGAAGATACCTCATAAGGCATCTGAAGCTCGCTTGATGGTATCAAAGAAGTTTCTCACTCTTTTTAGGACAGGTAAACTTGGTTGTTTCATCCTTGATGATGTCCCTGAGACCAACACTGTATCATAA